In Zingiber officinale cultivar Zhangliang chromosome 6A, Zo_v1.1, whole genome shotgun sequence, a single genomic region encodes these proteins:
- the LOC121994474 gene encoding transcription factor GHD7-like — protein sequence MIAAMSDSNLCDVCRGAGGGSCLHCALPGQFNAPMREFHFFGHQDSVAWMFNDGKENDPPLEEPPATAASGFRCLDGLGGGGANSRLGLTLDVCLSSSARPLETIPAVSMATASSATFMSFLESLNDKEKAVGDDGGMKVGQGDELTVEREAKIMRYKEKREKRRYEKQIRYASRKAYAEKRPRVKGRFAKTMEEPTGSHPLEQQTHETPDRNDFRWFH from the exons ATGATCGCGGCCATGTCGGACTCCAACCTGTGCGACGTGTGCCGTGGCGCCGGCGGAGGCTCGTGCCTCCACTGCGCCCTCCCAGGCCAGTTCAACGCGCCCATGCGCGAGTTCCATTTCTTCGGGCACCAGGATTCCGTCGCCTGGATGTTTAACGATGGCAAGGAGAATGATCCGCCGCTGGAGGAACCCCCAGCCACGGCCGCCAGCGGATTCCGGTGCCTAGATGGCTTGGGGGGAGGAGGCGCCAACTCTAGACTCGGCCTGACGTTGGATGTTTGCCTGAGTAGTTCCGCTAGGCCGCTGGAGACGATACCTGCTGTATCGATGGCGACGGCGTCTAGCGCCACCTTT ATGTCGTTCTTGGAATCTTTAAACGATAAAGAGAAAGCGGTCGGAGATGACGGCGGCATGAAGGTCGGCCAAGGTGATGAACTGACGGTGGAGAGGGAAGCCAAGATCATGAGGTacaaagagaagagggagaagaggaggTACGAGAAGCAGATACGATATGCCTCGAGGAAGGCCTATGCTGAGAAGAGGCCTAGGGTGAAAGGGCGTTTCGCGAAGACGATGGAGGAGCCTACAGGGAGTCATCCACTCGAACAGCAAACTCATGAGACTCCTGATAGAAATGATTTCAGATGGTTCCACTAA